Proteins encoded by one window of Acetivibrio thermocellus ATCC 27405:
- a CDS encoding distal tail protein Dit — protein sequence MGFIYNGISSQSMKIRARLTKWQVSPALRNSFETVPGKAGIADFGCDISERNIIISCSVLPQRSFAELVSVLDNVAEWLNPENGLKQLVIDDLPDRYFMARLSEAVDCERILRTAGSFELRFVCPDPYVYALEDEIFVLSETGLHELERVKGNADSNPVYLLKGLISTSSSSYISLITNGEELRIVGSLSEGETLIVDSGMVTAKVIDETGRTLRNGLPSLQDLNFPILRKGVNHIEIAAENATFTELKIQAKSRWR from the coding sequence ATGGGATTTATCTACAATGGAATATCGTCGCAAAGTATGAAAATACGAGCAAGACTTACTAAATGGCAGGTCTCCCCTGCCCTGCGCAATTCCTTTGAAACTGTGCCGGGCAAAGCAGGTATTGCAGATTTTGGCTGCGATATATCAGAACGAAACATAATAATTAGCTGTAGTGTGCTTCCCCAGCGCAGTTTTGCTGAGCTTGTATCGGTTCTTGATAATGTTGCAGAATGGTTAAATCCGGAAAACGGGCTTAAGCAACTTGTTATAGATGATTTGCCCGACCGATATTTCATGGCTCGCTTATCAGAAGCGGTTGACTGTGAGCGGATATTGCGGACAGCGGGCAGCTTTGAACTTCGGTTTGTTTGTCCCGACCCGTATGTTTACGCGTTGGAAGATGAGATATTTGTTCTTTCTGAAACAGGTCTGCATGAATTGGAGAGGGTTAAAGGAAATGCGGATTCCAATCCGGTTTATCTCTTGAAGGGTTTGATATCAACGTCCTCATCAAGCTATATTTCGCTTATTACAAACGGCGAGGAATTGAGAATTGTTGGCTCATTATCTGAAGGTGAAACTCTGATTGTCGACTCCGGCATGGTAACAGCTAAGGTTATTGATGAAACAGGCCGAACCTTGAGAAATGGTCTTCCCAGCCTGCAGGATCTGAATTTTCCAATTCTCAGGAAAGGTGTTAATCATATTGAGATTGCCGCAGAAAACGCGACCTTTACTGAGTTAAAAATACAGGCAAAAAGCAGATGGAGGTGA
- a CDS encoding phage tail protein, with protein MADNFGLKIGIEGEKEFKNAIREINQSFKVLGSEMNLVASQFDKQDKSVEAVTARNKVLNKEIELQKEKIATLEKALANAASSFGETDKRTQSWQIQLNNAKAELNKMERELEANNKALDNAGKEFDEAEKQAGEFGREIKKAADQADDAGGRFEKLGGVLKGIGVAMGAALAAIGTAAVGAGKALVDMSVNSAAYADEILTASTVTGMSTDSLQAYKYAAELVDVSLDTLTGSMARNVRSMSSARKGTGEIADAYRKLGVSVTDANGNLRDSEAVYWETIDALGKVSNETERDALAMQIFGKSAQELNPLIAQGSAGIAELTEEAKRMGAVMSEDSLNALGKFDDSIQRLKAGGAAAKNMLGTVLLPQLQILADDGVVLLGEFTRGLSEANGDWTKISGVIGNTVGSLVNMLMENLPKLIQVGLDIVTSIGGAIVDNLPVIIDAAVRIVMTLLQALIDALPQITDGALQLVMALVQGIIDNLPALVEAAVQMIATLASGIGEALPELIPAVVEAIILIAEVLLDNMDKILDAAFQIIQGLAQGLLNALPELIEALPRIITTIIDFVTNNMPKIIELGITLIVHLAAGLVKAIPELVKSLPQIVAAIIEGLGKAVVSVVEIGKNIVKGIWEGIKSLGSWIKDKVSGFFSGIVDGVKNFLGIRSPSTVFEGIGGNMALGIGEGFDKAMARVADDMQNAVPTDFNISPDINVSGRGEFSGLASGPLVVVQQMIVRGEEDIRRISQELYNLMQTGSRAQGRFITA; from the coding sequence GTGGCAGACAATTTTGGCTTGAAGATTGGGATTGAAGGCGAAAAGGAATTTAAGAACGCCATTCGTGAGATCAACCAAAGTTTTAAGGTACTGGGCAGCGAGATGAACCTGGTTGCATCTCAGTTTGATAAGCAAGATAAATCAGTTGAAGCTGTTACTGCAAGAAACAAGGTGCTGAATAAAGAAATCGAATTGCAGAAAGAAAAAATTGCTACTTTGGAGAAAGCGCTTGCCAACGCCGCCTCCTCTTTCGGGGAGACCGACAAGCGGACGCAGTCCTGGCAGATACAGCTTAACAACGCCAAAGCAGAGCTGAACAAAATGGAGCGCGAGCTGGAAGCGAACAACAAAGCGCTGGACAATGCGGGAAAAGAGTTTGACGAAGCGGAAAAACAGGCGGGCGAATTTGGCAGAGAAATTAAAAAGGCCGCGGATCAGGCGGATGACGCAGGCGGGCGCTTTGAAAAACTGGGAGGTGTATTGAAAGGTATCGGTGTGGCCATGGGAGCAGCCCTGGCCGCTATTGGTACAGCAGCGGTCGGTGCGGGAAAAGCTCTTGTGGATATGTCGGTAAATTCGGCGGCCTATGCCGATGAAATCCTTACCGCCTCGACCGTAACCGGCATGTCCACCGACAGCCTGCAGGCGTATAAATACGCCGCGGAGCTTGTGGATGTCTCCTTAGATACTTTAACCGGCAGCATGGCAAGGAACGTCAGATCCATGTCTTCAGCACGGAAAGGCACCGGTGAGATCGCGGACGCTTACCGGAAGCTCGGCGTTTCGGTCACGGACGCCAACGGCAACCTGCGCGACAGCGAAGCCGTATACTGGGAAACCATAGACGCACTTGGCAAGGTGTCCAACGAAACTGAGCGTGACGCGCTGGCCATGCAGATTTTCGGAAAGTCCGCACAGGAACTCAATCCCCTGATTGCGCAGGGTTCGGCAGGGATAGCGGAGCTGACCGAGGAAGCAAAGCGCATGGGCGCAGTGATGAGCGAGGATTCATTGAACGCTCTCGGGAAATTTGACGACAGCATCCAGCGGCTCAAGGCGGGCGGCGCGGCGGCCAAAAACATGCTGGGCACCGTGCTGCTTCCCCAGCTTCAGATATTGGCCGACGACGGGGTTGTGCTTCTCGGGGAATTTACTCGTGGATTATCTGAAGCAAACGGAGACTGGACGAAGATCAGCGGGGTCATCGGCAATACGGTGGGAAGCCTTGTAAACATGCTGATGGAAAACCTGCCGAAGCTTATCCAGGTAGGATTGGATATCGTCACCTCCATCGGCGGGGCTATTGTGGACAATCTGCCGGTTATTATCGACGCGGCGGTGCGGATTGTCATGACGCTGCTGCAGGCTTTAATCGATGCACTGCCGCAGATAACCGACGGTGCTTTGCAGCTTGTTATGGCGCTGGTGCAGGGAATTATTGACAACCTTCCCGCTTTGGTGGAAGCCGCGGTGCAAATGATTGCCACACTGGCGTCCGGTATCGGGGAGGCGCTTCCGGAGCTGATACCCGCTGTTGTCGAAGCCATTATCCTCATTGCCGAGGTACTTCTTGACAATATGGATAAAATTCTTGACGCAGCGTTTCAGATCATACAGGGGTTGGCGCAGGGACTTTTAAATGCATTGCCAGAACTAATTGAAGCACTGCCGAGGATAATTACAACAATCATTGACTTTGTGACGAACAATATGCCGAAGATCATAGAATTGGGAATTACGCTTATCGTACATCTTGCTGCCGGGCTTGTGAAAGCCATTCCAGAACTAGTAAAGTCTTTACCTCAGATTGTTGCGGCAATTATTGAAGGTTTGGGCAAGGCGGTTGTTTCAGTAGTTGAGATTGGTAAGAACATTGTAAAAGGCATCTGGGAAGGTATTAAAAGCCTTGGTAGCTGGATTAAGGATAAGGTTTCCGGTTTCTTTTCCGGTATTGTTGATGGAGTAAAGAATTTTCTTGGAATCAGATCTCCGTCCACTGTTTTTGAAGGCATTGGCGGCAATATGGCACTGGGTATTGGTGAGGGATTTGACAAGGCTATGGCCAGAGTGGCAGACGATATGCAAAATGCAGTGCCGACAGATTTTAATATATCTCCTGATATTAATGTAAGTGGAAGAGGTGAATTTAGCGGTTTAGCTTCTGGGCCGCTTGTTGTGGTGCAGCAGATGATTGTTCGTGGTGAAGAAGACATACGTAGGATTTCACAGGAGTTATATAACCTGATGCAGACAGGTTCAAGGGCGCAGGGACGTTTTATAACAGCGTAA
- a CDS encoding AbrB/MazE/SpoVT family DNA-binding domain-containing protein yields the protein MNVPIVDNAKVMAKGQITLPKDIRSKLRLSTGDRVTLICEEDRVILMNSAVYAMKMLQKEMEGEAEKAGIRNDDDVMDLVKDVRAEIEGL from the coding sequence ATGAACGTTCCCATAGTTGATAATGCAAAGGTAATGGCAAAAGGCCAGATCACGCTGCCAAAAGATATCCGCTCCAAACTTCGCCTTTCCACCGGAGACCGCGTCACCCTCATTTGCGAGGAAGACCGGGTTATCCTTATGAACTCCGCTGTCTACGCCATGAAAATGCTACAGAAAGAAATGGAGGGCGAAGCGGAAAAAGCCGGGATCCGCAATGATGACGATGTTATGGATCTGGTGAAGGACGTCCGCGCGGAGATTGAAGGTCTATGA
- a CDS encoding putative toxin-antitoxin system toxin component, PIN family produces the protein MRVLIDTNILISASLSCEGTPYQAYIKAVTHPNHGMVCDQNIDELRRVYNRKFPHKIQALERFLAIALTVLEVVPTPAVDVSDEALVRDASDRPILRAAIAAKADVLVTGDRDFLESGITNPKIVTAAEFLQME, from the coding sequence ATGAGAGTGTTAATTGACACCAACATCCTGATCTCCGCTTCCTTGAGCTGCGAAGGAACGCCTTATCAGGCGTACATTAAAGCTGTAACACACCCCAACCATGGTATGGTTTGCGATCAAAACATCGATGAGCTTCGCCGGGTATACAACCGGAAATTCCCCCATAAGATCCAGGCGCTTGAACGCTTTTTGGCGATTGCGCTTACTGTTCTTGAAGTTGTTCCAACTCCCGCAGTTGACGTGTCGGATGAGGCGCTTGTCCGGGACGCATCCGACAGGCCAATACTCAGGGCGGCCATTGCGGCAAAAGCTGACGTGCTTGTAACCGGAGACAGGGATTTCCTTGAATCCGGCATAACAAACCCAAAGATCGTAACAGCGGCAGAGTTTCTGCAAATGGAATAA